In Rheinheimera sp. MM224, one DNA window encodes the following:
- the fabB gene encoding beta-ketoacyl-ACP synthase I, translating into MKRAVITGLGIVSSIGNDQQQVLESLKAGRSGIKASQEFADMGLRSQVWGQIEIDTAALIDRKALRFMGDAAAYAYISMQQAIDDAGLTPEQVSNFRTGLVVGSGGASSKTQIEAADTLREKGVKRVGPYAVPKTMSSTCSACLATPFEIKGVNYSISSACATSAHCIGHAVELIQLGKQDIIFAGGGEEVHWTLAMEFDAMGALSTKYNETPGLASRTYDADRDGFVISGGGGILVIEELEHALARGAKIYAEIVGYGATSDGYDMVAPSGEGAVRCMEMAMKDVKGPIDYVNTHGTSTPVGDVKELGAIQQVFGGKSPAISATKAMTGHALGAAGVHEAIYSLLMMEHNFIAPSINIGNLDEAAAGLNIVTKATEAKLTTVMSNSFGFGGTNATLVMQKYQG; encoded by the coding sequence ATGAAAAGAGCAGTGATCACAGGGTTAGGCATAGTATCCAGCATTGGTAACGATCAACAGCAAGTGCTGGAATCGTTAAAAGCCGGGCGCTCAGGCATTAAAGCGTCACAGGAATTTGCCGACATGGGCCTGAGATCTCAGGTCTGGGGTCAGATTGAAATTGATACCGCAGCGTTAATCGATCGCAAAGCTTTACGTTTTATGGGCGATGCAGCGGCTTATGCTTATATCTCTATGCAACAAGCTATTGATGACGCAGGATTAACCCCAGAGCAGGTGTCAAATTTCCGCACTGGTTTAGTGGTGGGTTCTGGCGGTGCTTCGTCTAAAACTCAGATTGAAGCTGCAGATACCTTACGTGAAAAAGGCGTGAAACGTGTTGGCCCTTATGCAGTGCCAAAAACCATGTCGAGCACCTGTTCAGCTTGTTTAGCTACTCCTTTTGAAATCAAAGGCGTGAACTATTCCATTAGTTCCGCCTGCGCTACCAGCGCCCATTGTATTGGTCATGCGGTAGAGCTTATTCAGTTAGGCAAACAGGACATTATTTTTGCTGGTGGTGGTGAAGAAGTGCACTGGACTTTAGCGATGGAGTTCGACGCTATGGGCGCTTTATCTACTAAATACAATGAAACGCCAGGACTGGCGTCCCGTACTTATGATGCCGACCGTGATGGTTTTGTCATCAGTGGTGGCGGCGGTATTCTGGTGATTGAAGAGCTGGAACATGCGCTGGCCCGTGGCGCTAAAATTTATGCTGAAATCGTTGGCTACGGCGCTACTTCAGATGGTTACGACATGGTGGCTCCAAGTGGTGAAGGTGCAGTACGTTGTATGGAAATGGCGATGAAAGACGTCAAAGGTCCAATCGACTACGTTAATACTCACGGTACCAGTACACCTGTCGGTGATGTCAAAGAATTAGGCGCTATCCAACAAGTCTTTGGTGGCAAATCTCCGGCCATCAGCGCAACTAAAGCTATGACAGGTCATGCCTTAGGTGCTGCCGGTGTGCATGAAGCTATTTATTCACTGTTGATGATGGAGCATAACTTTATTGCCCCTTCTATCAATATCGGCAACCTGGATGAAGCTGCTGCAGGCTTAAACATCGTAACTAAAGCCACAGAAGCTAAACTGACGACAGTGATGTCAAACAGCTTCGGTTTTGGTGGTACCAATGCCACCTTAGTAATGCAAAAATATCAGGGCTAA
- the mnmC gene encoding bifunctional tRNA (5-methylaminomethyl-2-thiouridine)(34)-methyltransferase MnmD/FAD-dependent 5-carboxymethylaminomethyl-2-thiouridine(34) oxidoreductase MnmC: MQQAQVHYNDAGTPVSDLFGDIYFSDNGGLDETDYVFLHKNQLPERWFTHPRPFFHIAETGFGTGLNFLLTWLRFRQYKASSATCQRLYFSSFEKYPFSKADLTKALAAWPQLAELTTLLVQNYPVALPGPHRMTFDDGTVVLDLWLGDVNELLPQVPEQNKVDVWFLDGFAPSKNPDMWQQNLFNQMFRLSHRGTTASTFTCAGFVRRGLNDAGFSARKTKGHGQKREMLIASAEQAAELTADQPDQITVIGAGVAGINAAFALWQKGLKVQLLCADAQAGMGASHNRQGAVYPNLHATYDLMSSLSCQSFLYARQFYATWLGKLAVVADWCGVLTLACNDNLAKRQHKIQQQAFVLSGLFSPVTKEQASQIAGLELPYDGLFFPTAGWLCPQDYCQQMANWLSSQGVEIIYNAQVHQITEHEHYCELKTLAGTLKATTVVLATGAQLNSLAYQESFPLRQIRGQVSHLQSQTMTPLKTVVCHQGYITPAHQQMHSVGATFDRSSGHSEVLAEDNQQNLDLVNQTLGQPDWFEDVEVMSAKAGLRATVPDHMPVLGQQKQLWRFGALGARGLTWAPLLAEVLACRITKEPLPLTTLQMDGIDIQRYLRHSAAEQSN, translated from the coding sequence TTGCAACAGGCTCAAGTTCACTATAACGACGCTGGTACACCGGTTTCCGACCTGTTTGGCGATATTTATTTTTCCGACAATGGCGGCCTGGACGAAACCGATTATGTGTTTTTACATAAAAATCAGTTACCTGAACGTTGGTTTACTCATCCACGCCCATTTTTCCATATCGCGGAAACTGGTTTTGGTACTGGCCTGAATTTTCTTCTGACCTGGTTGCGCTTTCGTCAATATAAAGCCAGTTCCGCCACCTGCCAGCGTCTGTATTTCAGCAGTTTTGAAAAATATCCCTTCAGTAAAGCAGACTTAACCAAAGCCTTAGCAGCCTGGCCCCAACTGGCTGAACTGACCACTTTATTAGTACAGAACTACCCTGTGGCTTTGCCAGGCCCACATCGAATGACCTTTGATGACGGTACTGTGGTACTGGATTTGTGGTTGGGTGATGTCAACGAACTGCTGCCGCAAGTACCAGAGCAAAACAAAGTCGATGTCTGGTTTTTAGATGGTTTTGCCCCCAGTAAAAACCCAGATATGTGGCAACAAAATTTATTTAACCAGATGTTCAGGTTGAGTCACAGAGGCACTACGGCTTCTACTTTTACCTGTGCAGGTTTTGTTCGTCGTGGTTTAAATGACGCCGGTTTTTCTGCCAGGAAAACCAAAGGTCATGGCCAAAAACGCGAAATGTTAATTGCAAGTGCAGAGCAGGCCGCCGAATTGACTGCAGATCAGCCCGACCAAATCACAGTGATAGGGGCTGGTGTCGCAGGTATAAATGCTGCTTTTGCGTTATGGCAAAAAGGATTAAAAGTCCAACTGCTCTGTGCTGATGCACAAGCAGGTATGGGGGCATCTCACAACCGTCAGGGCGCGGTGTACCCTAACCTGCACGCGACTTACGATCTGATGTCCTCTTTAAGTTGCCAGAGCTTTTTATATGCCAGACAGTTTTATGCAACCTGGCTGGGAAAATTAGCAGTAGTAGCTGATTGGTGCGGCGTATTAACACTGGCCTGTAACGACAATCTTGCCAAGCGTCAACATAAAATCCAGCAGCAGGCTTTTGTCTTAAGTGGCTTGTTTAGTCCTGTCACCAAAGAGCAAGCTTCACAAATCGCAGGGCTTGAATTGCCTTATGATGGACTGTTTTTCCCAACTGCAGGCTGGTTATGCCCTCAAGACTATTGCCAGCAGATGGCGAATTGGCTGAGCAGCCAGGGCGTAGAGATTATCTACAATGCGCAGGTGCATCAAATCACAGAGCATGAGCACTATTGTGAACTAAAGACCTTAGCAGGGACCTTGAAAGCAACAACAGTGGTTTTGGCCACAGGCGCACAATTAAATAGCCTTGCTTATCAGGAGTCCTTTCCGCTTCGACAAATTCGTGGCCAGGTCAGTCATCTGCAAAGCCAGACAATGACACCATTAAAAACTGTGGTTTGTCATCAGGGTTATATCACCCCTGCTCATCAGCAAATGCATAGTGTCGGAGCCACCTTTGATCGCAGCAGCGGACACAGTGAAGTGCTGGCAGAAGACAATCAACAAAATCTCGATTTAGTAAACCAAACATTGGGGCAACCTGATTGGTTTGAGGATGTTGAAGTGATGTCTGCCAAAGCAGGTTTACGTGCGACTGTACCTGATCATATGCCTGTGCTTGGTCAGCAAAAGCAGCTTTGGCGTTTTGGCGCTTTAGGCGCACGAGGTTTAACCTGGGCGCCATTATTAGCTGAGGTTTTGGCTTGTAGGATTACGAAAGAGCCGCTACCTTTAACGACATTACAAATGGATGGCATTGATATACAAAGGTATCTTCGCCACAGCGCAGCGGAACAATCCAATTGA
- a CDS encoding response regulator yields the protein MNLLFAEDDALLAQLFQLQAESAGYQVVWAENGDVAVQQALSYQFDLIFMDIQMPVLDGISAMQMLRQLGYDRPIIAMSAEEVTETGFDVLLKKPLQWQEVQQQLTKFKAIPSLELELPQELKEAYLAHAKQLLQQLVILAEQQNWIDFMAIVHQLKGSAASFDLVALSQLADQLQNEWKTIPAEQRTERAIYFLEQCKACKLK from the coding sequence TTGAACTTACTTTTTGCTGAAGATGATGCACTACTGGCTCAGCTGTTTCAGTTACAGGCTGAAAGTGCGGGCTATCAGGTAGTGTGGGCGGAAAATGGCGATGTTGCGGTGCAGCAAGCTTTAAGTTACCAGTTTGACCTGATTTTTATGGATATTCAGATGCCTGTGCTCGATGGGATCAGTGCGATGCAAATGCTACGTCAGTTAGGCTACGACAGGCCTATAATCGCCATGTCTGCCGAAGAAGTTACAGAGACAGGTTTTGATGTTTTGCTAAAAAAACCACTGCAATGGCAGGAAGTACAACAGCAACTGACAAAGTTTAAAGCTATTCCCTCATTAGAATTAGAACTGCCCCAAGAGCTGAAAGAGGCTTATCTGGCTCATGCTAAACAGTTATTGCAGCAACTGGTCATACTTGCAGAGCAGCAGAATTGGATTGATTTTATGGCCATTGTGCATCAACTTAAAGGCAGTGCCGCCAGCTTTGATTTAGTCGCTCTGAGTCAACTGGCCGATCAGTTACAAAATGAATGGAAGACTATCCCTGCAGAACAAAGGACAGAGCGCGCCATCTATTTTCTGGAGCAGTGCAAGGCATGCAAACTAAAGTAA
- a CDS encoding response regulator — MQTKVKVREQKILLVDDLDYNRQLLRNNLTALFSQQNLKYKAFSYFQAHNASSALLTFSQQNPDLVFLDIELPDGSGLELLKRFKEQKPDCFVVMVSGVSTLDNVKTSIASGAASFIVKPFTADKILAVLKQFDRYYDKLLKTAG, encoded by the coding sequence ATGCAAACTAAAGTAAAAGTACGGGAACAAAAAATATTGTTGGTTGACGATCTGGATTACAACCGACAATTGTTACGCAACAATCTGACAGCATTGTTTTCCCAACAAAACTTAAAATACAAAGCTTTTAGTTATTTCCAGGCACATAACGCATCTTCTGCTCTACTAACGTTCAGCCAGCAGAATCCAGATTTAGTGTTTCTGGATATAGAATTGCCCGATGGCTCAGGCCTTGAGTTACTCAAGCGTTTTAAAGAACAAAAACCCGATTGTTTTGTCGTGATGGTCAGCGGAGTAAGCACTTTGGATAATGTTAAAACCAGCATAGCTTCTGGTGCTGCTTCTTTTATCGTTAAGCCTTTTACCGCAGATAAAATTTTGGCAGTATTAAAACAATTTGACCGCTATTACGACAAGTTACTAAAGACAGCAGGCTAA
- a CDS encoding flagellar protein MotY: MRYKLWLVLFLLSATQVEAGLRQYSATLDQSTWALKQNSPLLCELSHPIPHFGEAFFRSMAGKELNMQFELNMLRLPDHYALAEVLSVPPVWRPGEQAKAISSMKMLKQFDGDLGKAESWIMLTELEQGYSPTFYFSDWYSPYDRVSVSLNPVHFIEAMDQFSQCVSALLPYTFDDIAFTVLTYESGGDELTKASKKRLEQIAQYLKYDQSIESIDIQAYSDSFGGRWMNEQLSIKRAEAIKTKLVSFGLEETRIRTEGLGEKRHVASNESSLGRAKNRRVVIQMEKP, from the coding sequence ATGCGATATAAGCTTTGGCTGGTGCTGTTTTTGCTTTCTGCCACTCAGGTAGAAGCAGGATTGCGTCAGTATTCGGCTACATTGGACCAGTCCACCTGGGCTTTAAAGCAAAATTCGCCTCTGTTGTGTGAATTGAGTCACCCTATTCCTCATTTTGGCGAAGCTTTTTTCAGAAGCATGGCCGGCAAAGAGCTGAATATGCAGTTCGAGCTGAATATGCTGCGTTTACCTGATCACTATGCTCTGGCAGAAGTGCTGTCAGTGCCACCGGTCTGGCGTCCGGGCGAGCAGGCGAAAGCCATTAGCAGCATGAAAATGCTGAAACAGTTTGATGGTGATTTAGGCAAAGCGGAAAGCTGGATTATGCTGACGGAGCTGGAACAAGGTTATAGCCCAACCTTTTATTTCTCCGATTGGTATAGCCCCTATGACAGAGTCAGTGTGTCTTTGAATCCTGTGCATTTTATCGAAGCGATGGATCAGTTTAGCCAGTGTGTCAGCGCCTTATTACCCTACACCTTTGACGATATTGCCTTTACCGTATTGACCTATGAATCGGGTGGCGATGAGCTGACCAAAGCCTCTAAAAAGCGTCTGGAGCAAATAGCTCAGTATTTAAAGTATGACCAGAGCATCGAGAGTATTGATATTCAGGCCTACAGTGATTCTTTTGGTGGTCGTTGGATGAACGAGCAGTTGTCGATAAAACGCGCTGAAGCCATCAAAACCAAACTGGTCAGTTTTGGTCTGGAAGAAACCAGAATACGCACTGAAGGTTTGGGAGAAAAACGTCATGTGGCTTCGAATGAAAGCTCATTAGGCCGCGCCAAAAACCGTCGTGTGGTGATTCAAATGGAAAAACCCTGA
- the rnt gene encoding ribonuclease T, which translates to MTQALHPLAQRFRGYFPVVIDVETAGFNAKTDALLEIAATLLTIDEKGMLVPSQTLHFHIEPFEGANMEASSLAFNGIDPYNPLRGAVSEREALTEICRAVRKAQKDADCQRAVVVAHNAAFDQGFLNAAIDRIKLKRSPFHAFVSFDTTTLSALALGQTVLAKACKQAGIDFDNKEAHSALYDTERTAELFCYIVNRWHQLGGWPPPMLMDDCETEESTESDPA; encoded by the coding sequence ATGACTCAAGCTTTACATCCGTTAGCACAACGTTTTCGTGGCTACTTCCCTGTTGTTATCGACGTAGAAACCGCAGGCTTTAATGCAAAAACAGATGCATTGTTAGAAATCGCTGCAACTTTGTTGACTATAGACGAAAAAGGCATGCTTGTTCCAAGCCAAACTTTGCATTTTCATATTGAACCTTTTGAGGGTGCCAACATGGAAGCAAGCTCCCTGGCTTTTAATGGTATAGACCCCTACAACCCGCTTCGTGGCGCGGTTTCAGAGCGGGAAGCCCTGACTGAAATTTGCCGTGCAGTACGTAAAGCGCAGAAGGATGCCGACTGCCAGCGTGCTGTCGTAGTCGCTCATAATGCTGCTTTTGATCAGGGCTTTTTAAATGCAGCTATTGATCGAATTAAATTAAAACGCTCACCTTTTCACGCTTTTGTGTCTTTTGATACCACCACTTTGTCAGCCCTGGCTTTAGGTCAGACCGTTCTGGCAAAAGCTTGTAAACAAGCAGGTATTGATTTTGACAACAAAGAAGCGCACAGCGCTTTGTATGACACTGAACGTACCGCTGAGCTGTTTTGCTACATAGTCAACCGCTGGCATCAACTCGGGGGTTGGCCGCCACCTATGCTGATGGATGATTGTGAAACTGAAGAAAGTACGGAATCTGACCCGGCTTAA
- a CDS encoding Grx4 family monothiol glutaredoxin, which translates to METIEKIKQQLADNPIILFMKGSPKFPSCGFSAQASQALIACGQPFAFVDILQNPDIRAELPKYANWPTFPQLWVEGELIGGCDIILEMFQRGELQPLINETAAKYNSESAE; encoded by the coding sequence ATGGAAACCATTGAGAAAATTAAACAACAGTTGGCTGATAACCCAATCATCCTTTTTATGAAAGGATCGCCAAAATTCCCGAGTTGCGGTTTTTCAGCTCAGGCGTCTCAAGCCCTGATTGCTTGTGGCCAACCTTTTGCGTTTGTCGACATCCTGCAAAACCCGGATATCCGTGCTGAGTTACCAAAATACGCCAACTGGCCTACTTTCCCACAGTTATGGGTTGAAGGTGAGTTGATTGGTGGTTGTGACATTATTCTGGAAATGTTCCAGCGTGGTGAATTACAGCCGCTCATTAATGAAACTGCAGCTAAGTACAATAGCGAAAGCGCTGAATAA
- a CDS encoding Fe-Mn family superoxide dismutase has translation MAFELPALPFAKDALLPHISPETLDYHHGKHHNAYVVKLNSLVEGTEFAGKSLEDIIRTSQGPVFNNAAQIWNHTFYWNCLSPNGGGEPTGALAAAITAQWGSFAAFQTAFNDKAVNNFGSSWTWLVKKADGSLDIVNTSNAGTPLTDSSVTALMTVDLWEHAYYIDFRNARPTYLNAFWALINWEFAAKNFAA, from the coding sequence ATGGCTTTCGAATTACCAGCATTACCTTTCGCAAAAGACGCATTATTACCTCACATCTCTCCTGAAACTCTGGATTATCACCATGGCAAACACCATAACGCCTATGTTGTGAAGCTGAATTCATTAGTTGAAGGTACTGAATTTGCAGGCAAGTCTTTAGAAGATATCATCCGCACTTCTCAGGGTCCGGTATTTAACAACGCAGCCCAGATTTGGAACCACACCTTTTACTGGAACTGCTTATCACCAAATGGTGGCGGTGAACCAACTGGCGCTTTAGCTGCTGCAATTACTGCACAGTGGGGCTCTTTTGCTGCATTCCAGACTGCTTTTAATGACAAAGCCGTCAACAACTTCGGTTCAAGCTGGACCTGGTTAGTGAAAAAAGCAGACGGTTCTTTAGATATCGTCAACACCAGCAACGCTGGCACGCCACTGACTGATAGCTCAGTGACAGCACTGATGACTGTGGATCTGTGGGAACATGCTTACTACATCGATTTCCGCAATGCACGTCCAACTTACTTAAATGCTTTCTGGGCATTAATCAACTGGGAATTTGCTGCGAAAAACTTCGCTGCTTAA
- a CDS encoding PrkA family serine protein kinase yields MGIFEHYKSRYEAAKEEEYSIQEYLELCKKDKSCYASAAERLLMAIGQPELIDTAQDSKLSRLFSNRVIGRYPAFAEFYGMEDAIEQIVSYLKHSAQGLEERKQILYLLGPVGGGKSSLAEKLKSLMQQVPVYYIKGSPVYDSPLCLFDVNEDGNILEQEYGIPKRYLKTIMSPWASKRLHEFNGDISQFKVVKKYPSILDQICIAKTEPGDENNQDIASLVGKVDIRQLEHFAQNDPDAYSYSGALCRANQGLMEFVEMFKAPIKVLHPLLTATQEGNYNGTEGLAALPFEGIILAHSNESEWQTFRNNKNNEAFLDRVYIVKVPYCLRVSEEVKIYEKLLEHSELKVAPCSPATLTSLAQFAVLSRLKAPENSSLYSKMRVYDGESLKDTDPKAKSYQEYRDYAGVDEGMSGLSTRFAFKILSRVFNFDSTEVAANPVHLFYVLEQQIEREQFPSDVSERYLEHLKGYLIPKYIEFIGKEIQTAYLESYSEYGQNIFDRYVIYADFWIQDQEYRDPETGQLFDRAALNAELEKIEKPAGISNPKDFRNEIVNFVLRAKAKNNGKNPTWTSYEKLRTVIEKKMFSSTEELLPVISFNAKTSTDDQKKHDDFVDRMMEKGYTRKQVRLLSEWYLRVRKSQ; encoded by the coding sequence ATGGGCATTTTTGAGCACTACAAATCTAGATACGAAGCAGCCAAAGAAGAGGAATACAGCATCCAGGAATATCTGGAGCTCTGTAAAAAAGACAAAAGTTGTTATGCAAGCGCTGCCGAGCGTTTGTTAATGGCCATAGGTCAGCCTGAGTTAATTGACACAGCACAGGACTCTAAACTCAGCCGCCTGTTTTCCAATCGCGTCATTGGCCGTTATCCGGCTTTTGCCGAGTTTTATGGCATGGAAGATGCGATAGAGCAAATTGTCTCCTACCTGAAACACTCGGCTCAGGGCCTGGAAGAGCGTAAACAAATTTTATACCTGTTAGGCCCAGTGGGTGGCGGTAAGTCGTCCTTAGCTGAAAAGCTAAAATCACTGATGCAGCAGGTTCCTGTGTATTACATCAAAGGCTCACCTGTTTACGACAGCCCTTTGTGTCTGTTTGATGTCAACGAAGATGGCAATATCCTGGAGCAGGAATACGGCATTCCCAAACGTTACCTGAAAACCATTATGTCGCCATGGGCCAGTAAACGCCTGCATGAATTCAACGGTGATATCAGCCAGTTTAAAGTGGTAAAAAAATACCCTTCGATTCTGGATCAAATCTGTATTGCGAAAACTGAGCCTGGTGATGAAAACAATCAGGACATCGCGTCTTTAGTAGGTAAAGTGGATATCCGTCAGTTGGAGCACTTTGCCCAAAACGACCCGGATGCCTACAGCTACTCAGGCGCCTTATGCCGCGCCAATCAGGGCCTGATGGAGTTTGTTGAGATGTTTAAAGCACCTATTAAAGTGCTGCATCCACTGTTAACTGCAACTCAGGAAGGCAATTACAACGGCACCGAAGGCCTGGCAGCTCTGCCCTTTGAAGGCATTATTCTGGCGCACAGCAACGAGTCGGAATGGCAGACCTTTCGCAACAACAAAAACAACGAGGCCTTTTTAGACAGGGTTTATATTGTCAAAGTGCCTTATTGCCTGCGGGTGTCTGAAGAAGTCAAAATTTACGAAAAACTGCTGGAGCACAGTGAATTAAAAGTCGCACCTTGCTCTCCTGCGACCTTAACTTCTCTGGCACAGTTCGCCGTATTGTCGCGTTTAAAAGCGCCGGAGAACTCCAGTTTGTATTCCAAAATGCGGGTTTATGACGGCGAAAGCTTAAAAGATACAGACCCTAAAGCTAAGTCTTATCAGGAGTACCGTGATTACGCTGGTGTGGATGAAGGAATGTCGGGTTTATCCACCCGTTTTGCTTTCAAAATTTTATCCCGTGTTTTTAACTTTGACTCCACCGAAGTGGCCGCTAACCCTGTGCATTTGTTTTATGTGCTGGAACAGCAAATAGAACGGGAGCAATTCCCGTCCGATGTGTCAGAGCGTTATCTGGAGCATTTAAAAGGCTATTTAATTCCGAAATACATAGAGTTTATCGGCAAAGAAATTCAGACTGCCTATTTAGAGTCTTACTCTGAATATGGCCAGAATATTTTTGACCGTTATGTCATTTATGCTGACTTCTGGATCCAGGATCAGGAATACCGTGACCCGGAAACCGGTCAGCTATTTGACAGAGCTGCGCTGAATGCTGAGCTTGAGAAAATTGAAAAGCCTGCAGGGATCAGCAATCCAAAAGATTTCCGCAATGAAATCGTCAATTTTGTGCTGCGGGCCAAAGCCAAAAATAATGGCAAAAACCCAACCTGGACCAGCTATGAAAAACTTCGCACTGTGATAGAGAAAAAGATGTTCTCCAGCACCGAAGAGCTGTTGCCTGTGATTTCCTTTAATGCCAAAACCTCCACAGACGATCAGAAAAAACATGATGATTTTGTCGACCGGATGATGGAGAAAGGCTATACCCGTAAACAAGTGCGCTTACTCAGCGAGTGGTATTTACGGGTTCGCAAATCGCAGTAA
- a CDS encoding YeaH/YhbH family protein, translating into MAHFIDRRLNGKNKSAVNRQRFIRRYKQQIKQAVSDAISKRSVTDINNGEKVSIPGKDITEPFFHQGQGGHRARVHPGNDQFSPGDKIKRPQGGQGGGSGQGDASADGEGEDEFVFSISKDEYLDLLFEDLELPNLKKNQLDKLVQYKNVRAGFRSEGVPTNIDIVRSLQGSLARRVAMTAGKKRELHELEAKLALVEAEPVPDQHQLMALREQIELLEKRIGAVPFIDSFDLRFRNFQKRPEPTSKAVMFCLMDVSGSMDQATKDMAKRFYILLYMFLSRSYKNVEVVYIRHHTQAKEVDEQEFFYSQETGGTIVSSALKMMADIVKDRYNPAEWNIYAAQASDGDNWADDSPQCADLLAQQILPFVRYYAYIEITPRPHQSLWLEYEKLQQSFDNFAIQPIRQVADIYPVFRELFKKQAA; encoded by the coding sequence ATGGCGCATTTTATTGACCGACGCTTAAATGGCAAAAACAAAAGTGCTGTCAACCGACAGCGCTTTATTCGCCGCTACAAGCAGCAAATTAAACAAGCTGTGTCCGATGCCATCAGCAAACGCAGTGTCACTGATATCAACAACGGTGAAAAAGTCTCTATTCCCGGCAAAGACATTACCGAACCTTTTTTCCATCAGGGTCAGGGCGGCCACAGAGCACGTGTACACCCGGGTAATGACCAATTCAGCCCTGGCGATAAAATCAAACGACCTCAAGGTGGACAAGGAGGTGGTTCAGGTCAAGGCGATGCCAGTGCAGATGGTGAAGGCGAAGACGAATTTGTATTTTCGATTTCCAAAGACGAATACCTGGATTTATTATTTGAAGATTTAGAACTGCCCAATCTGAAAAAAAATCAGTTGGATAAGCTGGTGCAGTACAAAAATGTGCGGGCTGGTTTTCGCTCTGAAGGCGTGCCCACCAATATAGATATAGTGCGATCCTTACAAGGCTCTCTAGCCCGTCGTGTCGCTATGACGGCCGGTAAAAAACGCGAATTGCATGAACTGGAGGCAAAATTAGCCTTAGTCGAAGCAGAACCAGTGCCGGATCAGCATCAACTAATGGCACTGCGCGAACAAATTGAGCTGCTTGAAAAACGCATAGGCGCAGTACCTTTTATCGACAGCTTTGATTTACGCTTTCGCAATTTTCAGAAGCGCCCTGAACCTACTAGTAAGGCGGTGATGTTTTGCCTGATGGATGTATCGGGTTCAATGGATCAGGCGACGAAAGACATGGCCAAACGTTTTTATATCCTGCTCTATATGTTTTTAAGCCGCAGCTATAAAAATGTCGAAGTGGTGTATATCCGCCACCATACACAAGCGAAGGAAGTCGACGAACAAGAGTTTTTTTACTCGCAGGAAACAGGCGGCACTATAGTGTCCAGTGCACTCAAAATGATGGCTGATATTGTCAAAGACAGGTATAACCCGGCCGAGTGGAATATCTACGCAGCGCAAGCCTCAGACGGCGATAACTGGGCTGATGACAGTCCGCAATGTGCCGATTTATTGGCGCAGCAGATATTGCCTTTTGTGCGTTATTACGCCTATATCGAAATTACCCCACGGCCCCACCAAAGCCTGTGGCTGGAGTACGAAAAATTGCAGCAAAGTTTTGATAACTTTGCCATTCAGCCGATACGGCAAGTAGCAGACATCTATCCTGTATTTCGCGAACTTTTCAAAAAACAGGCCGCTTAG